In Patescibacteria group bacterium, one DNA window encodes the following:
- a CDS encoding nucleotidyl transferase AbiEii/AbiGii toxin family protein, whose amino-acid sequence MKFYKNEVLNERMKQDWDTLKEFKDIGFLGGGTALALQLGHRLSIDFDFFCSKPISSKLILKVKKFFGKIKILINNSDELTFLTSNKVKITFLYYPFKFNSHLINFEDIKILNILDIASAKAYALNRRANIKDYIDIYTILKSGIKLPEIIKMASNVFGELFSEKLFLSQLLYLEDISTKNFDEIVFIGKNKPSLEQIKTFFNDLIKI is encoded by the coding sequence ATGAAATTTTATAAGAATGAAGTCTTAAACGAAAGAATGAAACAAGATTGGGACACATTGAAAGAATTCAAAGATATTGGCTTTTTAGGAGGGGGCACAGCCTTAGCTCTGCAGCTTGGGCATCGTCTATCGATTGACTTTGATTTTTTTTGTTCAAAACCAATTTCTAGCAAATTAATTTTAAAAGTAAAAAAATTTTTTGGCAAAATCAAAATTTTAATTAACAATTCTGATGAATTGACTTTTTTGACGTCGAACAAAGTTAAAATAACTTTTTTATATTATCCTTTCAAATTTAATAGCCATTTAATAAATTTTGAAGATATAAAAATTTTAAATATCCTTGATATTGCTTCTGCAAAAGCTTATGCTTTGAATCGCAGGGCCAATATAAAAGATTACATAGATATTTATACAATTTTAAAATCAGGCATTAAATTGCCAGAAATCATTAAAATGGCATCTAATGTTTTTGGTGAATTATTTAGTGAAAAATTATTTTTATCTCAATTATTATATTTAGAAGATATTAGTACAAAAAATTTTGATGAAATAGTTTTTATTGGAAAAAATAAACCGAGTTTAGAACAAATAAAAACTTTTTTTAACGATTTAATTAAAATATAA
- a CDS encoding NUDIX domain-containing protein, with protein sequence MLQGTKEIPFHVSSGGVVYRKKDNKIEIILLHRDKTDTYHLPKGTVEDNESLEVTAKREIHEETGYDVELKSYLGFLNSEFERDNAKIKKVTNYFLFTLIDEKQNDFIKEHDQVLWVEISKAKELVLKNRLDWMEKENEMVKRAELVLSDK encoded by the coding sequence ATGTTACAAGGTACAAAAGAAATTCCTTTTCATGTTTCTAGCGGTGGAGTGGTATATAGAAAAAAGGATAATAAGATTGAAATTATATTATTGCATAGAGATAAAACTGATACTTATCATTTGCCAAAAGGAACTGTTGAAGATAATGAATCATTGGAAGTTACAGCAAAAAGAGAAATACATGAAGAGACTGGATATGATGTAGAATTAAAAAGTTACTTAGGTTTTTTGAATTCTGAATTTGAAAGAGATAATGCAAAAATTAAAAAAGTAACGAATTATTTTTTATTTACTTTGATTGATGAGAAGCAAAATGATTTTATAAAAGAGCATGATCAAGTATTGTGGGTAGAAATTAGCAAGGCAAAAGAATTGGTTTTAAAAAATAGATTGGATTGGATGGAGAAAGAAAATGAAATGGTTAAACGGGCTGAATTAGTATTAAGTGACAAGTAA
- a CDS encoding laccase domain-containing protein, translating into MDEQHVLSQVQTIFDGKVKYLHLGCPDNFHPKSVGFKERMNQILAMIGHHEYTVIAPKVQFTNTVVPQSFNNFVFEEENGLFRTITPADGVVIENAAPAAIFNADCHCGILYHEKTRRFVLMHLGLKCFYREDGSPDIIQQAISALGNPPEELKFWFGAGIGPCCNGYDHSNPKNIELAHQLNIRFGDQKYSVINDHVTVIHGPRSGQVAYSNTLMIYELALEHLPSQHFSTDHKCTSCQGREQHPEKPQMWSNVRGHKERNLFLAWLA; encoded by the coding sequence ATGGACGAACAGCACGTTCTCTCACAAGTACAGACAATTTTCGACGGCAAAGTAAAGTATCTTCATCTTGGCTGTCCCGATAATTTTCATCCCAAGAGCGTAGGATTCAAAGAAAGAATGAATCAAATTCTTGCAATGATTGGACATCACGAATATACTGTCATCGCTCCAAAAGTTCAATTCACCAATACTGTAGTTCCTCAAAGCTTTAACAATTTTGTTTTCGAAGAAGAAAATGGCCTTTTCCGAACTATTACACCTGCTGATGGAGTTGTAATTGAAAATGCAGCACCAGCTGCCATTTTCAATGCCGACTGTCATTGTGGAATTTTGTATCATGAAAAAACTCGTCGTTTTGTTTTAATGCATCTTGGACTGAAATGTTTCTATCGAGAAGATGGTTCACCTGACATCATTCAGCAAGCAATTTCTGCTCTTGGCAATCCACCAGAAGAACTCAAATTCTGGTTCGGAGCCGGAATCGGTCCTTGTTGCAATGGTTATGATCATTCAAATCCAAAGAATATTGAACTCGCACACCAACTCAACATTCGTTTCGGTGATCAAAAATATTCTGTAATCAATGACCATGTTACAGTAATCCACGGACCAAGATCTGGACAAGTAGCTTATAGCAATACCTTGATGATTTACGAACTCGCATTAGAACATTTGCCAAGTCAACATTTTTCGACTGACCATAAATGCACCAGCTGCCAAGGCCGAGAGCAACATCCTGAAAAACCGCAAATGTGGTCCAATGTTCGTGGTCACAAAGAACGCAATCTTTTCCTCGCTTGGCTCGCCTGA
- the smpB gene encoding SsrA-binding protein SmpB — protein MILAVNKKAFHDYNILEKLEAGLKLQGQEVKSAKQKNISLKGAYVTISYTGHNHQPEAWLLNAHISPYKFAGNLKSYEPTRSRKLLLKKNEVLRLIGLKKQKGLTFIPISVYTKKGLIKLELGICRGKKLFDKRQDIKKRESQRETQRLFRSKS, from the coding sequence ATGATTCTAGCAGTCAACAAAAAGGCATTCCACGATTATAATATTCTTGAAAAATTAGAGGCTGGTTTAAAATTGCAAGGTCAAGAAGTAAAATCAGCTAAACAAAAAAATATTAGCCTAAAAGGCGCCTATGTCACAATTAGTTATACTGGACATAATCATCAACCAGAAGCCTGGCTTTTAAATGCCCACATTTCTCCATATAAATTTGCTGGCAATTTAAAATCATACGAACCAACAAGATCAAGAAAATTACTTCTTAAAAAAAATGAAGTATTAAGACTTATTGGCTTAAAAAAGCAAAAGGGCTTGACATTTATCCCTATTTCAGTTTATACTAAAAAGGGATTAATTAAGCTTGAACTTGGCATTTGCCGCGGCAAGAAATTATTTGATAAAAGACAAGATATCAAAAAAAGAGAAAGTCAAAGAGAAACTCAAAGACTTTTTCGCTCCAAATCGTAG
- the infC gene encoding translation initiation factor IF-3, whose protein sequence is MKYRSHYKKFNPKRFKRTWVNEEIRLPQVAVIDETGKSLGILPTYKAISLAKERGFDLVEVAPDVHPPVCKFLDFGKYKYQKEKQEQQQKKKAKKVEIKGIRISPRISDNDLEFKAKQADKFLSEGNKVRIEIVIKGRENAHMDLVNATLHRFVDTMETKIKVEQQPKRQRLGMAMVVAKA, encoded by the coding sequence ATAAAGTATCGATCACACTACAAAAAATTCAACCCAAAAAGATTCAAACGAACTTGGGTTAACGAAGAAATTAGATTGCCACAAGTTGCTGTTATTGATGAAACTGGCAAAAGTTTAGGAATTCTACCAACTTACAAAGCCATCTCTCTTGCAAAAGAAAGAGGTTTTGATCTAGTCGAAGTCGCTCCAGATGTTCATCCTCCTGTTTGTAAATTTTTAGATTTTGGAAAATATAAATATCAGAAAGAAAAACAAGAACAGCAACAAAAGAAAAAAGCCAAAAAAGTTGAAATAAAGGGTATCCGAATTTCTCCTAGAATTTCTGATAACGATTTAGAATTCAAAGCAAAACAAGCTGATAAATTTTTAAGCGAAGGCAATAAAGTCAGAATCGAAATAGTCATCAAAGGTCGCGAAAATGCTCATATGGATTTAGTTAATGCAACGCTTCACCGCTTTGTTGATACTATGGAAACTAAGATCAAAGTTGAACAACAGCCAAAAAGACAAAGACTAGGTATGGCTATGGTTGTTGCTAAGGCTTAA
- a CDS encoding 50S ribosomal protein L35 → MPKLKTHKATAKRFWKTGKNKFAQRTPNQDHFNARENGTDSRIKKSDKIVFAGNVSHVKKSLPYV, encoded by the coding sequence ATGCCTAAACTAAAAACTCACAAAGCTACAGCAAAAAGATTTTGGAAAACAGGAAAAAACAAATTTGCTCAGAGAACTCCAAATCAAGACCATTTTAACGCAAGAGAAAATGGAACAGATTCTCGTATCAAAAAATCTGACAAAATAGTTTTTGCTGGCAATGTTAGCCATGTCAAAAAGTCATTACCTTACGTTTAA
- the rplT gene encoding 50S ribosomal protein L20: MPRVKRGTIANKRRKKILKRTKGYITGRSKKYRAAKEAYLHAQRYAFRDRKKKKADFRQVWIIRLSAALKQYDLSYSKFIFALKKHKIELDRKVLADLAVNHTDIFKKIVETVK, from the coding sequence ATGCCAAGAGTTAAAAGAGGAACAATAGCTAACAAAAGACGCAAAAAAATCTTAAAACGTACTAAAGGCTACATTACTGGCCGATCAAAAAAATATCGAGCTGCCAAAGAAGCTTATCTTCATGCACAACGATATGCTTTTCGTGATCGCAAAAAAAAGAAAGCTGATTTTAGACAAGTTTGGATTATCAGACTTAGTGCAGCATTAAAACAATACGATTTATCTTACAGCAAATTTATTTTTGCTTTGAAAAAACACAAAATCGAATTAGATCGTAAAGTTTTAGCTGACTTAGCTGTTAATCACACCGACATTTTCAAGAAAATTGTTGAAACTGTAAAATAA
- a CDS encoding Nif3-like dinuclear metal center hexameric protein, giving the protein MTIEQIYKLSIELGIKADLRNKEDIDRVLSDAKKEYQNLPKSEKEYFDKDKFFNPYSDTRIQIDKPNKKIKKVLTGIDINTGEVLLADKINADLIIMHHPIGKSLADGLEDVMQMQAGVLESYGLPANIAEKLLEKRISEVTNSVKPINHYQTIDAAKILNIGFINTHTVCDNLAVDFLKKHFEKEKIYNLKEALDSLLKIPEYREAKKMGFGPYLMVGDPKHRAGKIVITEMTGGTEGSKEIYEKMANVGIGTTVAMHMSKENKEAAEKANINVLVAGHISSDSLGMNLFLDKLEQKGIKIIPCSGLIRVKRKNTKN; this is encoded by the coding sequence ATGACAATTGAACAAATCTACAAATTATCAATCGAACTTGGCATAAAAGCTGATCTCAGAAATAAAGAAGATATTGATAGAGTATTATCAGATGCCAAAAAAGAATATCAGAATTTACCGAAATCAGAAAAAGAATATTTTGACAAAGACAAATTTTTCAATCCATATTCTGATACCAGAATACAAATTGACAAGCCCAACAAAAAAATTAAAAAAGTTTTAACTGGCATTGATATTAATACTGGCGAAGTATTGCTTGCTGATAAAATTAATGCAGATTTGATTATTATGCATCATCCAATTGGCAAATCTTTAGCTGATGGATTAGAAGATGTCATGCAAATGCAAGCTGGTGTTTTAGAATCTTATGGCTTACCAGCTAACATTGCTGAAAAATTATTAGAAAAAAGAATTTCTGAAGTTACCAATTCTGTAAAACCAATCAATCATTATCAAACAATTGATGCTGCAAAAATATTAAATATCGGCTTTATTAATACTCACACTGTTTGCGATAATTTAGCAGTTGATTTCTTAAAAAAGCATTTTGAAAAAGAAAAAATCTATAACCTCAAAGAAGCCTTAGATTCACTTTTGAAAATTCCAGAATATCGAGAAGCTAAAAAAATGGGCTTCGGACCATATCTAATGGTCGGCGATCCAAAACATCGTGCTGGAAAAATTGTAATTACAGAAATGACTGGCGGAACAGAAGGCTCAAAAGAAATTTATGAAAAAATGGCAAATGTCGGTATTGGAACAACTGTTGCTATGCATATGTCAAAAGAAAACAAAGAAGCTGCTGAAAAAGCAAATATCAATGTTCTAGTCGCCGGACATATCTCATCAGATTCTTTAGGCATGAATTTATTCTTAGACAAATTAGAACAAAAAGGCATCAAGATTATTCCTTGTTCTGGCTTAATTCGTGTAAAACGTAAAAATACAAAAAACTAA